Part of the Anopheles cruzii unplaced genomic scaffold, idAnoCruzAS_RS32_06 scaffold00878_ctg1, whole genome shotgun sequence genome is shown below.
AAAGACGTGAAATATTGACGCATTTTGCGGCcaaattataaattttgcTACACGGTCGCTACAAAACAAATGAGATAGCGCTGGAATGAGTGCACCACCCCTGAAGAAGATTACTTAGATGCACTGCTGCACAATAGTTATCAGACACACTGTTTTGCAAAGTGACAAAGGCAAAGTtgactttttgtttgttggcgGTGTGTGTATATGCTTATAGTTAAAGTGGAGATCGACGCAATTTGTCGGTCTGCTTAGACTTACGTTTTGGCACCCTCCTGGCCCCTTCATTTCCTCTGCTCATCCTTAACAAACCATCCTCATCCTGTCtgttcttctgcttcttctcgtGCTCCTCAGCATCTTCCTCtttctcctgctgctgctgctgctgctgctgctgctgctgctgctcattcCTTACTTATTCGACCGCTTGATGTCGCTGACTATGAATCGAGGAGCGGAGATGTCGGACACGTTCGTACAACTTCTTCTGTCGCTGGCGCAATTCCATTAACTCTTCTGTTTCATCGTTGAGACGTGTGCAAAGGAGGGCCGCCTCGCGCAGTATGTTCACTTTCGGGGCACGATCTTTGTCCCGCAGACTTGGTATCTGACGTTTCAGCTCCTCGAACAGGTTCTTCAAGCCGATTCGGCGCTGGCGTTCCATGTTGTTATGTAGGTTACGTTTTTCCGCCGAATCCGGCTCTTGTGGGGTAACGTCGCAGTGCGGGTCTGCTGCTCTACTGGTACTGGTTGACGATGCGGATTTCTTCCCTTGCCGGCGCGACCGTTTCACGGATGATGAACTGCCGCGATGGTGTttactgttgctgcttctcACACTGCTACTACTAGTAATACCAGACCGTTTGCGACCGGACGATGGAACCGGTGGTGGAGATGAAGCAACACTCGAGCAGCCGCTGCCGGTCAGCAGTGGAGTATTCGCACCGGAAATCGTCGTTGAACCGGCGGGAGTCGGATAGATACTGAGCATCAGGTTGACGCCACCTCCACCGCTAGCGTTCAGCGAATGCGAACCACTAACGTAGCGATCATCGTCGACACGATTGTGCTGTTGGCGATGTAAGCAGCTTCCGCCGTACTGCGCCGAACCGGACGCCGCGTGGCGTGACGATGCCTCTGCTTGCTGCTTGCGAATCTTGCTGGCCACCGTTGACTGGAGAGCGCGCCGATCGCGAGCTGTGGGATTCGTCGGCAAGTTCTTGTCACCGACTGACACGACATCGATTTCTTCCTCTGCAAATAAACGTAAAACAATGAAATAATTCGCAATTATACAAAGGATAATGCATGACCAAACATCATACTTAAATACCCATGCGTGTTAGTTCTTTGTCCTGAGCTGTTGACACAACGTTCAACAAAGTAGGACCTACAGTTCGTAGTGTTAAAGTGTTTTGTTATATCGTGACAAGTCTCATTCGGTCAAAATAACCGTATGCAAAACATCCTGGCATTTGACATAACaaacatgtttatttaaacaatGAAGAAGGGGGCGCAGTGAAAAATTTTGAGGCCAAGGATTTTCAGGAACTAATGTTTGGATCCACGAACCATTGGCGGGAGCACAGGCGGAGGCACTTGCCTAGTCTAGAGCAGCAATTAACCATTGTTTGAAAGTAATGGAAAAGATCCAGTAGTATGGAAAATGAGACGATGCTCTGTGTTTGATGTATCAGAGTAGTTAAACATCAATTGGGGTCGATCTGAAAACAACCGAAATGGACCTCAAGGGTAAGACAAAATAATTTAGCAATGTCACAATGCATCTTTACCATCTCGTAAGGTAAATCCAGCGAAAGATGCAGTTAAAACCCTTCATGGAAAACTATAGGCCTGACCAGGCCTGACCCAATCCGAGTGTCATattgatcgaaatcgaaagtaaGTCGAACTATGTTGCTCGTCCGCTTACCGTTTAGTGCCTTCTTTCACGGCGTGGTACTTTGTCTGGCTGAGGTGAAATTGCAAAagaaattgcaaaacaaatctCACCTAATGTAACATATGACATAAACttacaattgaaaattaagGCGACCAATGAATTTTggtgtttcaatttaaactttttgttttattttttattgatattTCTGGTAGTAGAATATTGAAATTTATAAATCATAAAGCACCACCTACACCTACCAAGAGCGCATCAAAATACAATAAATACAATTCTGTAGTAGTTATTAGTTTCAGATGTGTAGTGTGCGGCgctattttatttatctttctcGTTTAGAATATTGTTAAAATGAGTTTGCTGGATTAGGGCCACAGCTTACCCTAATCGGAAGGTGTCTGCACGCCGAGGTCGTTCATATCAAGTGGCGGTAGGGAATAGCTATGATCGAGTTTGTGCGACTCCACTTTCTTGGAAGGCGTCGTAGTTCCATCGGCATCTCGACGTTGGCCGACGCTactgtcactgtcactgtccGAGTCCGATGACGAATTCCCTTGCTGCTGCCCGGAGCATTCCCCTGCTACTGCATCCGAATGGCTGGTACCAGTTGGCGAGTCAGCGGGTGCTGTATCGACCAGCAATTCGAGATCCTGAGCATCGTCATTCTCCAAAAACGCCTGTTCGTTCAAAGAAGATGAGTTTGTTGACGAATGGGCCGGCCGCATCGACGCATCGTCGCAATGACGACACACCGTGTTGCATCTTACTTGCTCAAACACCGTCGTTTCAGTCGTCGCACTGCTGGTTGCCGGGAACTCTCCGTCGGAAGTCTCCATATTTCCCTGTTCGGCCTGTtgttaatatttatgaatcTGTCCCGATTTATGAATACTTAGACTTTTACCGTTTTCTTTCTGCAGCACAGGTAACAAatgaaaagagagaaaaatagTGTTAATCGGGCACACgcaaaactgcaaactgcaaaaCCGCAAATGAAAACGCCAAATTGCGTTCAGCTTTGCGTCAACTGTTTGGCCGATAAAAAAACCCACTGACAGGTCGAGTAACGCCAGAAATTGCGTAGAGAACCCTATGATGAAGACACGCCGTATTAACGTCCACGGTGTGAGGcggtaacaccagaaaacataaaaaaaaaattcacaaatCGCCTTTGATCCTTGGACGCAGAATTCGGATCAAGAACAATCGTACGGATCATTCGCGAGCGTGACACGAGTGGTCAGTGTGCTAGCGGAACGCTAGCATCGGAATGCTCCTAGTTTACCCATTGTCGACGATACGCCGCGAGGAATTGAGgaaataaaatcatcaaaatcATACCGAACACAGCAGAAAAGTCTGCTGTCTGCCTTCTTCACGCCCTGTtgttaatatttatgaatcTGTCCCGAAAATACTTAGACTTTTACCGTTTTCTTTCTGCAGCACAGGTAACAAATgaacggagcgaaaaaaacacgTCAATCACCAACAAGCTGAATTTTCTGAATGTGAAAATGCTCAAGTGCATTGACCGTCAGTGACAGAAGGATTAGACCGAGAAATACAGACATGCAGCAGAACTCGCTTTGTTCTCTATAATTCTCCGCAGCTttgaaaatgtggaaaattataGAGAATTTCATTCGATTATTAAAAAATAgtctaaatatttttcaaattatttgaaaacattGACTCATGGtatgtttttgatttgttcgtgttaaaatttcataataTTCTACTCATATGTTTGCGAGTTATTGCGCAATGCGTGACActacttttattattttcagaaCCGTGgataaaacataatttcgtgttttaattttacactgcttcttgatgatAAAAAATAACGCCCAAGCAAGGCaatgggatgaaaagtggGCAATGGGAATGCAGAACGCAGTGTACGTCCAAATGAGACGCTAACACCAGAAAATATAATATTACCATATTGATCGGCGTAAAACAAATGACGAATCGATTTGTTAGAAACCATCAGAACCAtcaaatgtaaacaaagcTTACGAGCAATGTATAGAGTAGTCCGCGCATCGCCCAACAAATTTAAGCATCTCCCGTATGTTTTGCATTGCAGTTATTCTGCAATGTGACACAACAGTGCTGCTGAGACaactttgggttttttttataattcgATTCCCACTTTTGGAAACGTCCTGATTCCCACGTTTGGAAAACTACCCCCCCGACGAGGGCCTGGCTGTCAAGTCCAGGGGGCAGGACAGCGATGCATCTTTATTTAGAATTTTTTTACATATAGCACACACTTATACTACTCGCATtcacaagccgcggatataagCGTATAAACAGTTTCAGCTCCGCTACAAGGAGCTATCAGTCGGTCGCTATTCCGCTCTTGCTCTGCACAGCCGGTTAATAAGGAACAAACCGTGGTACGGTGGTAAACAGAAAggttaacaacaaacggttaaccAAGTGTTCGCCAAGTAAGTTGTGCAAAACTTATCCTgtcgcagctgcagctgcagcctcaGCTTCCAGACGTTGCTATTCGCGCCACGCCTGTTGAAGTTGCTGCGTTACGGCTCGGCAGGCCcgggcaaagcgctgccagcactcCGGGCTCCGCAGCATCTCGCCCGCCAGGTTGTCCGGTGTGAGGGGGGTGTGGccgtcatccgccagcagctccgctctCTCCCGCTGGAACCGCAGGCAGTGGAACATAACAtgctccgctgactccgcggcACCAGGGCACCAGGTGCAGTCAGGGGATCGTGCGAACGTCTTCATGTGCAGATACTCTCGGAAGAAGCCGTGTCCCGAGAGCACTTGGGACAGGTGGAAGTCCACACGTccatgtttcctgctgaccCAGCGCGTGACGTCCGGGATGACTCGGCGGGCCCAGCGCTGGTACCGGCTGGCGTCCGGTGTAAGACCCTCGGCCGAACCAGGGCTGTCGCGAGACAACATTGCTCAGACTTACTGTACGCAGGATACGGCCTTGCTTACTGACTGTAATATGTATTACATGACATTGCTCTGAAGTATTACTTTAACCTACTTCAAGGGTCCGATAATGGAAATGCATTGTTAATGTTCAGCAAACATTGTATTTGTGTTACCAGTACAtagattttgttttgttgaaacatGAAGAAGTGTTTTACttcatgttttgctttttttaacTGAATACCTATTGAGgtgtttttttccacaacaaataGAACCGGTATAAAAACGGGTCCATTTATCTAAGATTAAAACAAGTAGTTTTTAGTAAGTACGTCGAGATATAGCCGTGGCCCTCAAAGTTCGTTGAATgcaaaaacaatttaacaaaatttaCATCGCGAATGAATTCTTGAAAGTTAACGAACCTGACCCCCGCTACAAATTACTCGTTGTGAGTTTATTCTTATCTATTTTAGTCCACAGGAATAGGTTAACGCTCGTTTCGGTAATTGGTGAATCCGCAAAAGAGGCGAGCGAACAAAGCGTGCACAAGCGACAATGGCCCATCTTACTGCTAGGATCTTCTTGGCCTAGAGAACGGAGACCAAATCAAAACCCCTACCTTAGATGATTTCATTTGATCTGTTAAATTTTTCAGAAAGGGGAAGAAAACAATGCAACATTTTTTGTCCTACCTTCTATTGCCTCTCTCGGTACTAGCGTAACCTGGCATGATGATATTGGGCCACTATAAATTCCTGTGGGGGGTGTGCAAACACCTCTCAGAAAATTGGTTGACGTCACGAACTCGGATGAGGGGAACTGCTCAACGGCTTTTCCCACAACCCGACAAAGCAAAACTCCAATAAACGGTGTGGTGCCATTTCTCTACTTCGCACAACTGTCGTTGACAGAGCTTGTCTCTCGTTCAAGAAACATTAGCATTTGATTGTTGTGCACAAGAGCAGCAGCCAGGCGAAAGAGTCGTTTGATAGAAGCGTTTTGTTGGAGAAGCAACATTTTTCCCGTTTCGACGTTTTTCTCCTCAGATAACGTACGGACGCAACCGCACAGACACGTAAGATACACAATGAACGAATAGAGAACAATACACGGGAGAGGTGACGTCGTTATTTCAAAATAATCACCACCTCTTGCCCGAGAATAAACTTTCTTTCCTCACCCTGATTCTCACTTATCTACGTGTTTTTCAAACATCAACGTATTCACTTTTCTTTGCACAACTTTACACTCTATGCACGAAACTGTCGGTACTTGACGCCACAAACACTACGCGCGCTGAGGCGACTAATAATTCACATTTCGCAATTCAACGAATTGATATAAGAAGaggattcttcttcttcgaggGCTGACTTTGATCCACCATACATCCATCCATACACTTCAGCCTTCTCGCCACAAGCCAAGCTAGCAGTCAAGCAACTTCGCACCGACCAGGGGATGTTCATTTGCTGTCCGTATCTTGCTAGGGTGCCGCATTTCCGCCAACTTTTCGTCTACTTCTCCTCGACTAAACGTTGACATTTAGAGGATCTTCCACCCGACACACCACAATCACATCTATTTCACACAGCACTTCTGTTCTTGCGTACgtttgcttccttcctttctaTTCATTAACGTTTTCCGCAGTTGAAATCGTGAACACCACAAACCTTTAGAAGGGAGCACTTGCATTCTAGAACGGTCGCAGCTCTAAGCCGGTGGCGACTCCTGCTATCAGTTGTTACTCCGCTGGGCTTACTGCCGTATCGAGTCGATCGAAGGAAAACGTTGGAAGCACCTACGCATGTGGATGACAAGTCACTTACACCGCACCACTACAGATTTGTAGTGCTGGTGACCTTTGGACAGGTGTTATACAGTAGCCCAGCTAGCTGCCTTTGCGGCACA
Proteins encoded:
- the LOC128276300 gene encoding LOW QUALITY PROTEIN: myc protein-like (The sequence of the model RefSeq protein was modified relative to this genomic sequence to represent the inferred CDS: substituted 1 base at 1 genomic stop codon), producing METSDGEFPATSSATTETTVFEQAFLENDDAQDLELLVDTAPADSPTGTSHSDAVAGECSGQQQGNSSSDSDSDSDSSVGQRRDADGTTTPSKKVESHKLDHSYSLPPLDMNDLGVQTPSDXEEEIDVVSVGDKNLPTNPTARDRRALQSTVASKIRKQQAEASSRHAASGSAQYGGSCLHRQQHNRVDDDRYVSGSHSLNASGGGGVNLMLSIYPTPAGSTTISGANTPLLTGSGCSSVASSPPPVPSSGRKRSGITSSSSVRSSNSKHHRGSSSSVKRSRRQGKKSASSTSTSRAADPHCDVTPQEPDSAEKRNLHNNMERQRRIGLKNLFEELKRQIPSLRDKDRAPKVNILREAALLCTRLNDETEELMELRQRQKKLYERVRHLRSSIHSQRHQAVE